From Quercus robur chromosome 8, dhQueRobu3.1, whole genome shotgun sequence:
ATCCAAAACCCCACCTTCGTTTCCAACCATCTCCACCACTTCTCTAACAACCTCCTTCTCTTCAGGCTTTGCCCTAAGCCTCTCGCCAAAGCAGTCAAACAACCTAAACGAATCAAAGACGAAAAAGAAGTCTACACTTTACATTGGGACGACAACACCAATTTCCATCAATCTAGGTAAGAGATATAAAAGCTTTTATTGATATAAGCCCATTCCAACataccaaaattaaattaaagcaCACATATTACACAAAAGTATGAACCCTATTCCAGCATACCGAAAACAGGggaatgagaggaaaaaaaaacaaaaacactataTATGTATCACTTAAAGGAAATAAACTGCACTATGTTGACCTGACGCTACTTACGCATCAATGATAGGAATTAAGAACACGTACACTAGCAAAATACATATAGTTGAGTATGGCTCattgagaaaaattcaatgaaagcaaaacaattgaaacaattttttttttttttttaatagtaatcaaatcaatgaaatcaaaataattgaaaaactCATAATTGGGTACAGCTAATTGAGATTAGTAGTAGCGTGAGAAAGGAGCAGCaaagagagagcaaaaatatTGGTATGGCtaattgagaataaaaatgGCTAAAATTTAAGGAGTAACTTAggagtttcaataaaattttaattaaatctaaatTAATTTCCTCCTATCCCCCCAATTTGGgtgaacaaaaatttgaaattttaatagaaaatgaGGGAATGAGTGATTTCTTATAACAATTCAATTTCCTTCTGCTTAAACTCACAAATAAGAGAATAAATTTTCCATTTCCTTCGATAAACTCCCAAACGaataaactctcaaacaagacgataaactttttattttattctattttctcGTGTCACTTTCTCTTTACTTTTTTCTATAAACCCTAAAccccttttctttctctctctttgaaggTAGAGGCAATGTCTGACAACTTACCTGAAGTTTCGAAATCCATCACTGAAGAAGCATTGTGGGACTCTCTTCCTCATGAAATCCTAACCCACGTTTTCCTACGCCTACCCATCAAATCCATCATCACTTGCACCTCTGTCTCCAAAACATGGAAATCCCTCATCCGAAACCCCTCTTTCATTTCCACTCATCTTCACCACTCCTCCAACAACGACCTCCTCCTCTTCAGACTCTGCCCTAAGCCTCTCGCCAAAGCAGTCAAACAACGGGAACGAATCGGAGACGAAAAAGAAGTCTACGCTTTACATTGGGACGACAACACCAATTTCCATCAATACACCACCTTTGACGACTTCCCTTTCCATGGCCAAAGTGCTACTGGAGTATTCCGCGTGGTTGGTACTTGTAATGGCTTGATTTGCCTAGCTGATGATTTAAACACTTATGCTTATAATTTCATTCTCTGGAACCCTTGTGTTAAAAAATATGTGCAACTTCCTACCCCCAATTTCTCCTTCAGGACTACCGGTCCCTACACCGCGGctgttgggtttgggtttgattcCAAAACCAATGACTATAAGGTCGTGAGGTTTGTCACTCCTGAGGATGATGACTTCGATGAGGGTAAATCTACACCCAAGGTTGAGGTCTACTCACTTGCCACTGGGAAATGGAGAGTGGTTACTGCTCAATGTCCCAAATGTGCTGTTCGTGATACAATGTTGGTCTACCTACGCCTACAGGCTTTTGTCAATGGGGCTTTGCATTTGGTTTGTTACAAGACAACTCCAGAAATCAGATTTCTCCActttgttttggtgtttgatttgGAGGATGAGGTCTTCCGCGAGATACCACTGCCTAAGCATTCCGATATGTTCTATTGGAAGTGGGTATCTATTTTGGCATATGGGAATTCCATTGCCGTGATCGAACCTGGGTATTCTGTTGACACTCTCGATATATGGGTGTTGAAAAACTATGTGGATGCGTCATCATGGACCAAAATTATAAGTTTGGATGCTCAAGCGCCCCCACAGGACATACCAAGGCCACTTTCAGGTTTTTACAGAGTGAAAATACCTAGCCTAAAAGCTTTTAGAAAGAGTGGTGAGGCTATATTGGAAACATATAAAAAACGGCTAGTCTCGCGGAACCTTGAGACCCAAGAGGTTAAAGATCTTGGGATTACTGGATCTAAGTATAGTTTTGTTGATCCTTACATTGAGAGTCTAGTTTTGCTAGACAAACCCGACCTTGCAGTTACTTACTAAGGGAAAGAAAGAGGGCCAACAAGAGGCAAGGTGCATTTTATTTTCATGGTTTTCCGTTTTGTTCTTCATATATACTTGGCATTCATTATAAGTTAGATATGATTTTAAATACTATAAATTCTTATTGTTGATTGATTACCTTAATTGAGTGGATTTATGTTTAGGATAGATAGCTTATCAAGGTTTTGCTTGCTGTCAATAGCGTGTATACTTAACTATCAAAAAACAAAGTGGCAACTTTTAGCATGTTTATTTATCAAGTGGTTGAAAATAAATGGACACTGAATTTCATGCCTCCTGCCACTAATAATTTACATTATATAGATAGATTTactcaactttttctttctcgATAATGTTATGGCAACCTCTTTTAATTTCATGTTTTCAAACTGGCACTAAATGTTCTTCATGATCTCCTTGGATTATTAAAAGAATTTCTTAATATGTCAATTGTGATCTTATTATGCTAAAGATATTGTCATGCCgagagtcttgtaactcaactggTTGGCACCTCCTGGTATGTTCAAATCTCTCCTCCcttgttgtaactattgaattatcaaaaaaaaaaaaagacaagataCTGCTTGTACATTTTAAATCTTCTATCGCCTCATATGCCTATCTTCTTTCTGAAAAAGATACCCATATAACAATTTTCATGAGCAAAGCAGCTCAGCAATGATTATTGTTTGCTTTGGGTGGTTAAGAATTGAAAGGGACTTGTTTTTAAACCTCATTTTGAAAACATGTTGATGGACAAATCAATCCTTGGTTCATAAGAGTGGTCTTTTACTGTAGTAATGAGATCTCTGATCTGATACATATCAAAAGAAATCAATGAGATCTTTGATAATTTGTGATTGATGCTTGGCAAGAGATGGTGGTTCAATTTGTGGTTTTTGGATATTTATGGAGCATGCTAAGCTGTAGTCATGTGaaaccttttttatttagaCATCCCTCTCATCCACCCCAACCTGGTGATGGTGAGCATGCTAACTTTTGCATCTAGTTTCTTTCACTGCTCCTCCATTTAGGTGGTTGTGCCCCTACTTTGTAACTTTTTCTGGTTTGGAAGCAGCAATAGGATGTAGTCATGCGAaacaacctttttttatttagacaTCCCTCTCATCCACACCAACCTGGTGATGTTGAAATTCAATCCCGAAGAAATTTACCAAAAGGCTAAGCTATCACCTTTTTCTTTGTGATATGTATTGCTGAAATTTACTTTCATCTTAAAACATGTTAAtgttctgttttttcttttttctttttatagacAAGTTAATGTTCTGACTTTGTTCTTTAGGCCAAGGTTATGTTTAAGAGGAAGGTTAAATATTTCTCTTAAACAATCGAAGAATGAGGATATTGGTGGTATGGATAAAAAGAGTACAAGGGTGATCAATTTTTGTTGAGCAAGGGATAAAAGCCTGCATATAAGACACATTGAACACTTAGGgatgtattttaattatttaaaaaaaaaaaaaaaaaaaaaaaacccttaactAACAACCAAGAATTTATTCATGAGAGCGTGTTGAAGGATGATAACAAACCTCAATTCAAACATGTGTTTTGTGGTTGTCTACTCGGCTTTGgttttactttgaaaattttcttttggtagTGCAATATTTCTATTCTCTAATTTTCTTTGGTAGCACAGTGTCTTCTCTTTACAATTGTCCTATGTTTAAGTAGCAAAATATCTTCTTACTATATATGGCCTGGGAATCTGCTTAGAACATTTACCTATGTCCCCCATTCACTTTGGTCCTCATGTTCATTTGGTAAAGGGTTGGagtatttctttatttttacatttCGAAAAACCACAAATCTTGGTGTAGGTTTTTTTCCATAatgttacaaaattgattattatatttttatcttcttaTGGTATTAAATCACAAAAACGAATGCACTCACAGTTTTTAAATTCTTGCAGGACTTTGTGCAATCATGGATGTTGATGAGCTGTACATAACAGACTTCAACtcagagaaagaaaagagtcaACAAAGTCTTTTGATGGTGTGTGGTTATTTAGCGTTGGCATTAGTTTATTATGTCAAAATAGATTGTAGTTAGAACTTTAAAggagtttattttgttaaactAACTTGGGCTACACCACTCTTATGTTAGTATTTCTGGATGATTTGAAGTTTGGTTTCTGTGCATTTACAAAAATGATTTAGCACTATATTGTATGCCATGCgcattatgtgtgtgtgttaaattTCCCCTTGCTTTACATCTATCCAATGGGTGTAAAGGTATCTAtggaaaaattctataaatCTGTCTTTTAATCTTAGGATGTGTACATTTATGATGATAGGAAGGAGTGATGCATATTGCCACTGAGTTTGTCTAGTTTTGTATGTTGTGCAGTCAATACACAATCAAGTAAATAATGCGTACTGCCTTGTTAGTTGTAAACCATCTGACGCCTACTACAGTCTGTGTTTGTGTCTGATATTGTTTGTTTTGCTGCTGCGGGGTCCAATGTAGTGAGTTGCCTGTGCTACTATATTTGCTTGCTGCTGTTGTGTTAATTGGCCTGTTGCCGGTTATGCTTGCTTCATCTGTGTGTTGGTCAACTGCCTGTAGTGCAGTCTGCTGCCTCTGCGGTTCTATGTATTGTTGTATTCTATCTTATTTGTTATTTAGCAGTGTTAGCAGATCCTGAGATTTGAATACTAGGATAGGTAATTGCATGTAAACTGTTTGGCTGATGCATATCAAGAGTGCATGTCATCAGTTAGTTATTGGTCCATCTTCATAACTAGCCAAATTAGAGGTTATTAGTGATAGCATACTGTTAGATGCTAGCTGGTTGTTAGTTAGGGAAGTGGTTTGGGCAAATCTTGACTTGTACTCAACTAGCTCGAATCTGTCACTTCACTATTTCGTTTGCACACACAATCAGGTTCTTAATACTAACATCCATGGCAAGGCTGTCGTGAAGCAATCACCTGTGATCggtttaaaaaatttgaaatgttttAATGCTCATAAAGACACTAGGATTTTCTTATTTAGTTCAGTAGGGTGTGTGCATTGTTCCATGATTCTCTTTTTGTACTCTCATTGCTTTGACTTGTGCTCTCCAAAAATTTATGGACAGTCTTCTAAGCTATTCCGGAGGAGTTGGGAAAACCAATTGCTATGACTGagaatttcattcaaaaaagttttcttcGCCCTCACAAACTAACATCAATGGTATCTCTTTGCTTCTAAAAGATgtaacatttttaaaaagtttacgTGACCTAGCTTTTTCTTTAATGCCCAGTAAGAACTTGATATTTCTAAACAAGACCAAAGCCCCCGCAGTGCCCCCTTCATACTACCACAATAATACTGTGTGTGAAAAAGTTCTAAACAACAACGATTGTAGCCAAACCAAATAAAGgtaattttgtaacttttttcttgatttcaaGTCCTACTTATGGTTGATTGCCTGTTTCAATTAAGTACTTGGATATATTTTCTGTAATAAAACCACTCAAAGAGAATGGTTGCagctcttcttctcttccaaggTGTGAACCAGACCAAATAATTCAAATCCCTAGTACTGTGACTGTCGATCCTAAATCTACTATTTCCTAGGTGCTACACTTTAGGTTTCTCAATTAAATCAACCACATAGTTGATTGACCAATGACTTacatggttgaatttattctccttttaaataaaaaaaatgacattttttattttgcattgATCATATAACTATATGCTTGAACTTAATTTGAGAACCTAAAGTACAATCTCCAAGTGTATCtggctttattttttttttactcataaaAATGGTATCTGCCTAAGCCTTGGGCCTTTTCTGGGTGTAGACTGTCTGTTGTGGCCCTTCGGCCCCCCTTCAAAGCAGTCAAGGTATATATCCTTGATGCtgaaaatagaagaagaaagaggaggTATACTAAAAGCTTTAAATGCAGGACTTGACAGGCATCAACATGCAATGACTAATGGTAAATTTTGGTTTCTCTAGTTCAAtaatataattgtttatttaaaaCTTAGGTACCAAAATGAACGAATGAGGTAAATTATAAACTGTCACCAGCttccaattgaaatctaaatTTGTATGCgtgggtacttttttttttttttattattcaatattcaaatccAACTTTCCCTAtcatcactatatatatatatatatatatatatagaaaatttagAACAAAAGCCCATTGAGTTCTATATCAAACGATAGCGGGCACCTTATAACTATGGTTTTCagaaccggaccggaccgggaGGTTGGACTGTGAAAACCCGGATGAAAACTAGTTTTTTAAGCCtaaagaaccggattttttgttaattccgtgaaccCTTAAAACCAGGGTTGGACCGTACGAACCAGtgagaaccgtgcggtccaaccccttagcaattttttttttttttttttaaacaacttaacacaattttattctacttaattaaattatccatctcttacaaggaataaaaaaaatttaaccaaaatccttcaaagatattcaactttacttcaaaaattaatcataaattttaatgttttcatggttattattattttttttattaactttcttatttaattattaaatatatacttaaaaatcattaaatttccctcacacatatagatatattgtcaattttgctagttttataaatttaatatctatatttaggatttaattaattattaaattaattatgatgtcatcacgGTTTGACCCCGGTTCGACCTTAAAAACTTTGAACCTCtctcttttacggttcaatgaacggtccgagTCTGAAAACCTTGCTTACAACAACCATCGTCAAATGTAGTACATTTAATGTAGCCATCACAATAGACAACTACCACAAACATGATAATGCTTAGCAATGTGCATATGGCTTTAAGACTTTTTGAAGCGGATTTCTGATGAGAACAAAGTCACAATTATGCTAATTGTCATACTAAAAAAATCACAAGAAACTTGTAATTCACTAAGAATAATAAGAACCAGCTACTCATTAGTGTTTGGAAATGTAGGTGATTTAACATTTTATCCTTTGAGCAGCTATCatgataaatctaaaaaaaaaaaccctccacAGACAATTACTTGAATGCCATCAGTAAATAACAATTACTTTAATCTACCATTGCTTTTTGTACATTCATCTTGGACAAGAAAATAGTCCCTCTAGActccaagcactttgtgcattgGAAGTGCCAAGAGTAAATAAATCACAATGCCACAACAACAAAATTGCATCCGTACATATTAATATAGATACGACATCATTTTTGAACTCAAGTTTAATATgcattgatttaaaaaaaaaaaattaatttctttctatttgcttatatcttgattttttttttctctcttagtcTTACTTTCACAGCTTCTTTGATGAGCTAGCTAGGGATTTACTTCCGATCCCTAAAGATAACCAATATGATGCCAAAGACAACGAACTCCCACTAAAAGATTAACatgattacatattttgaaaatctaatagtcgaattgaatttttttgatgtTCTAATATACACGTCAATTTTCATgttaatcaaatattatttactatttgatccaagaacataatttttatgcatacaaaaacttaaaatttaaacatttgattgatgacttagctattaatatttgattttcttgaattttgcaAGCAATGAAGATATactaagaaaatataatttaatgatGGATTTgacaaaattcatatccaatataaatatattaagtcAGGGGATTTGTCATAATTCATatctaatataaatatattgagtGCAAGttttagctaaattttgttttgtatgttGATAGTCTTTTTAATCTTCTATTGCTTTTCGTACATGCATCTTGTACAAGAAAATAACACCTCTAGACTTCAAGCATTTTGTATATTGGAGATGTCAATTTAGTTATAAGGTCCTTTGGCACTGTACTTAAATTTTATAGTGTTAAATCTAATCTTTTCACTGGATCAAGAAAATAATTGAAAGCAagttaagttagaaaattataaTGCTTTACCATATTAAACCTTAAACAAAAAGGAATACAACGAATTACTCCTTGATTATTGGTGATCAGGAACGGTGTGGAAGTGAGTCTACTGACTAGTGAGGAATGACCgaatgagaaacaaaataaaattacagaAATATCAgaatctaaattttattgtccCACTTTTCTTGCTTCATTTTAtgctccaccaataaaaatttgctgCATGTTCACCTAActaattaaatactaccattATTGACTTTTAATACTACCATTAACTAATTAAATATTACCATTATTGACTTTTAATACTACCATTTTATAGAATGAAACAGAAAAAGTATGATAGAAAATTTAGACTCGAAAGATCACGGCACAAATCGCAATGCCACAAGTGAAAGCCCACGAGTCCGCAACAACAAAATTGCTTCCGTattgattctttaaaaaatagaaaagcatCCATACAATTAATATGGATAAGACATCGTTTTAGTACACAAGTTTACTATGCGTTGATTCTTTTCTAggtttctccctctctctgagTCTCATCACTTACACAGCTCCTCTGATGAGTTAGCTAGGGATTTAGCTCCGATCCAACCCGCCTGGTGGTCtactcactctcactctctctttccttttacAGTTACTACTTCTTTAAACCCctaatctctctcttttgaagGTAGCAGCAATGTCAGACAACTTACCTGAAGTTTCGAAATCCATCACCGAAGAAGCAATGTGGGACTCTCTTCCTCATGAAATCCTAACCCACGTTTTCCTACGCCTACCCATCAAATCCATCATCACTTGCACCTCTGTCTCCAAAACATGGAAATCCCTCTTTCATTTCCACTCATCTTCTCCACTCCTCCAACAACCTCCTCCTCTTCAGACTCCGCCCTGAGCCTCTCGCCAAAGCAGTCAAACAATTGAAACGAATCGGAGACGAAAAAGAAGTCTACGCTTTACATTGGGACGACAATACTAATTTCCATCAATACACCACCTTTGACGACTTCCCTTTCCATGGCCAAAGCGGTACTGAAGTATTCCGCGTGGTTGGTACTTGTAATGGCTTGATTTGCCTAGCTGATGATTTATCATACACTTATGCTTATAATTTCATTCTCTGGAACCCTTGTGTTAAAAAATACGTGCGACTTCCTCACCCCAATTTCTCCTTCATGACTACCGGTCCCTACACCACGGctgttgggtttgggtttgattcCAAAACCAATGACTATAAGGTCGTCAGGTTTGTCACACCTGAGGATGGCGACTTCGAAGAGGGTGAATCTTCACCCAAGGTTGAGGTCTACTCACTTGCCACTGGGAAATGGAGAGTGGTTACTGCTCAATGTCCCAAATGTGCTGTTCGTGATGCAATGTCGGTCTGCCAACGCCTACAGGCTTTTGTCAATGGGGCTTTGCATTTGGTCTGTTACAAGAGAACTCAATTTCTCTActttgttttggtgtttgattttGAGGATGAGGTCTTCCGTGAGATACCGCTGCCTAAGCATTCCGATATGTTCTATTGGAACTGGGTATCTATTTTGGCATATGGGAATTCCATTGCGCTGCTTGAACCTGGGTATCTTCTTCACACTCTCGATATATGGGTGTTGAAAAACTATGCAGATGCGTCATCATGGACCAAAATTATAAGTTTGGATGCTCAAGCGCCTCCACAGGACATATCAAGGCCACCTTCAGGTTTTTACAGAAAGAAAATACCTTGTGCAAAAGCTTTTAGGAAGAGTACCGAGGTTATATTggaaacatataaaaaaaggcTTGTCTCGCGAAACCTTGAGACCCAAGAGGTTAAAGACCTTGGGATTACTGGATCTAAGTTTAGTTTTGTTGATCCTTATGTTGAGAGTCTAGTTTTGCTAGACAAACCCGACCTTGCAGTTACTTACTAAGGGAAAGTAAGAGGAACAACAACAGGCAAGGTGCATTTTATTTCCATgcttatttttatagttttccGTTTTGTTCTTCATATATACTTGGCATTCATTATGAGTTAGAGATGAATATATTGCTGATTGATTACCTTAATTGAGTGGATTTCTATTTATGATAGATAGCCTATCAAGGTCGTGCTTGCTGTCAATAGCATGTATACTCAACTATGAAAAAACCAAGTTGTTTGTGTTGATTATCAACTTTTAGCACGTTTATTTACTAAGTGGTTGAAAATAAATGGGACTGTGAATTTCATGTTTCTTGCcacttataatttatattatataatagaTAGATCTactcaactttttctttcttgataaTGTTCTGGTGACCTCTTTTAACTTCATGTTTTCACAATTGCATTAAATGTTCTTCATGATCTCCCTGGATTattaaaaatgtattattaataCATTTTTCTTAATCTGTCAATTGTGATCATAGTATGCTAAAGATATTGCTTGTACATTTTAATTGCCTCATATGCTATTCTTCTTACTGAAAGGATTCCCGGAGCACCATATTCATGGGCAAAGTAGCTCATCAATAATTATTTCTTGCTTTGGGTGATTAAGAATTGAAAATAACTTGTTTACAAACCtctttttgaacttattttgtTATCACTTTTTCCTTAGCATCGTTTGAATATTTTTATCCCAATAAAGTGGTTATGCTTagatgtatttttttgttgactCCATTTTATTCCATTGTTCATCTTCTTCcctcttttaatattttgtgaatgagttagtataattttttacaCAATTGTTTAAAGTAGAAGTAAAAACCAACTAGTATAGACCCTTATGCAAGAATTGGGGTCTCACATTGGCTTTAATGGGATGTAGTTCAATGTCTTTGCAAGTATGGTAGTTTTAATgggatatttttttctttgtcagaATGTCGTCTCAAACTTACAAGATTTGGTTACTACTGTTTCTATAAATGTATAAGCACTCGTGTTTGGTAATTGGTTTTGCCCCTATTGTAGCTCACTAATAAATATATTCACTTATTTGGAATGGAAAATCCTAGAAGTCCATAGATAGTTAGCATCTTTTTAGccttttaattttatgtaattgaaaaCATGTTGGTGGACAAATCAATCCTTGATTCATAAGAGTGATTTATTAATGTAGCAGTGAGGTTGGTGTCAAAAATCAAAAGCTACAACCCCCCAAAATTTAGGTTGTCGTTTTCCTATTGCAtaagatttcttgttttgcCTGTTTGGGTGATTGTTTCTCTGCTATGTAACTTTTGCTGATTTGGATGCAGCAACAGGCTGTAGACTTTAGA
This genomic window contains:
- the LOC126694824 gene encoding F-box protein At3g07870-like isoform X13; this translates as MSDNLPEVSKSITEEALWDSLPHEILTHVFLRLPIKSIITCTSVSKTWKSLIRNPSFISTHLHHSSNNDNLLLFRLRPEPLAKAVKQLKRIGDEKEVYALHWDDNTNFHQYTTFDDFPFHGQSGTEVFRVVGTCNGLICLADDLSYTYAYNFILWNPCVKKYVRLPHPNFSFMTTGPYTTAVGFGFDSKTNDYKVVRFVTPEDGDFEEGESSPKVEVYSLATGKWRVVTAQCPKCAVRDAMSVCQRLQAFVNGALHLVCYKRTQFLYFVLVFDFEDEVFREIPLPKHSDMFYWNWVSILAYGNSIALLEPGYLLHTLDIWVLKNYADASSWTKIISLDAQAPPQDISRPPSGFYRKKIPCAKAFRKSGEVILETYKKRLVSRNLETQEVKDLGITGSKFSFVDPYVESLVLLDKPDLAVTNYGKVR
- the LOC126694824 gene encoding F-box protein At3g07870-like isoform X14, with the translated sequence MSDNLPEVSKSITEEALWDSLPHEILTHVFLRLPIKSIITCTSVSKTWKSLIRNPSFISTHLHHSSNNDLLLFRLCPKPLAKAVKQRERIGDEKEVYALHWDDNTNFHQYTTFDDFPFHGQSATGVFRVVGTCNGLICLADDLNTYAYNFILWNPCVKKYVQLPTPNFSFRTTGPYTAAVGFGFDSKTNDYKVVRFVTPEDGDFEEGESSPKVEVYSLATGKWRVVTAQCPKCAVRDAMSVCQRLQAFVNGALHLVCYKRTQFLYFVLVFDFEDEVFREIPLPKHSDMFYWNWVSILAYGNSIALLEPGYLLHTLDIWVLKNYADASSWTKIISLDAQAPPQDISRPPSGFYRKKIPCAKAFRKSGEVILETYKKRLVSRNLETQEVKDLGITGSKFSFVDPYVESLVLLDKPDLAVTNYGKVR
- the LOC126694824 gene encoding F-box protein At3g07870-like isoform X9, giving the protein MSDNLPEVSKSITEEALWDSLPHEILTHVFLRLPIKSIITCTSVSKTWKSLIRNPSFISTHLHHSSNNDLLLFRLCPKPLAKAVKQRERIGDEKEVYALHWDDNTNFHQYTTFDDFPFHGQSATGVFRVVGTCNGLICLADDLNTYAYNFILWNPCVKKYVQLPTPNFSFRTTGPYTAAVGFGFDSKTNDYKVVRFVTPEDDDFDEGKSTPKVEVYSLATGKWRVVTAQCPKCAVRDTMLVYLRLQAFVNGALHLVCYKTTPEIRFLHFVLVFDLEDEVFREIPLPKHSDMFYWKWVSILAYGNSIAVIEPGYLLHTLDIWVLKNYADASSWTKIISLDAQAPPQDISRPPSGFYRKKIPCAKAFRKSGEVILETYKKRLVSRNLETQEVKDLGITGSKFSFVDPYVESLVLLDKPDLAVTNYGKVR
- the LOC126694824 gene encoding F-box protein At3g07870-like isoform X11; this translates as MSDNLPEVSKSITEEALWDSLPHEILTHVFLRLPIKSIITCTSVSKTWKSLIRNPSFISTHLHHSSNNDLLLFRLCPKPLAKAVKQRERIGDEKEVYALHWDDNTNFHQYTTFDDFPFHGQSATGVFRVVGTCNGLICLADDLNTYAYNFILWNPCVKKYVQLPTPNFSFRTTGPYTAAVGFGFDSKTNDYKVVRFVTPEDDDFDEGKSTPKVEVYSLATGKWRVVTAQCPKCAVRDTMLVYLRLQAFVNGALHLVCYKTTPEIRFLHFVLVFDLEDEVFREIPLPKHSDMFYWNWVSILAYGNSIALLEPGYLLHTLDIWVLKNYADASSWTKIISLDAQAPPQDISRPPSGFYRKKIPCAKAFRKSGEVILETYKKRLVSRNLETQEVKDLGITGSKFSFVDPYVESLVLLDKPDLAVTNYGKVR
- the LOC126694824 gene encoding F-box protein At3g07870-like isoform X8: MSDNLPEVSKSITEEALWDSLPHEILTHVFLRLPIKSIITCTSVSKTWKSLIRNPSFISTHLHHSSNNDLLLFRLCPKPLAKAVKQRERIGDEKEVYALHWDDNTNFHQYTTFDDFPFHGQSATGVFRVVGTCNGLICLADDLNTYAYNFILWNPCVKKYVQLPTPNFSFRTTGPYTAAVGFGFDSKTNDYKVVRFVTPEDDDFDEGKSTPKVEVYSLATGKWRVVTAQCPKCAVRDTMLVYLRLQAFVNGALHLVCYKTTPEIRFLHFVLVFDLEDEVFREIPLPKHSDMFYWKWVSILAYGNSIAVIEPGYVLHTLDIWVLKNYADASSWTKIISLDAQAPPQDIPRPFHGFYRKKIPCAKAFRKSGEVILETYKKRLVSRNLETQEVKDLGITGSKFSFVDPYVESLVLLDKPDLAVTNYGKVR
- the LOC126694824 gene encoding F-box protein At3g07870-like isoform X15, translating into MSDNLPEVSKSITEEALWDSLPHEILTHVFLRLPIKSIITCTSVSKTWKSLIRNPSFISTHLHHSSNNDLLLFRLCPKPLAKAVKQRERIGDEKEVYALHWDDNTNFHQYTTFDDFPFHGQSATGVFRVVGTCNGLICLADDLNTYAYNFILWNPCVKKYVQLPTPNFSFRTTGPYTAAVGFGFDSKTNDYKVVRFVTPEDDDFDEGKSTPKVEVYSLATGKWRVVTAQCPKCAVRDTMLVYLRLQAFVNGALHLVCYKTTPEIRFLHFVLVFDLEDEVFREIPLPKHSDMFYWKWVSILAYGNSIAVIEPGYSVDTLDIWVLKNYVDASSWTKIISLDAQAPPQDIPRPLSGFYRVKIPSLKAFRKSGEAILETYKKRLVSRNLETQEVKDLGITGSKYSFVDPYIESLVLLDKPDLAVTY
- the LOC126694824 gene encoding F-box protein At3g07870-like isoform X10: MSDNLPEVSKSITEEALWDSLPHEILTHVFLRLPIKSIITCTSVSKTWKSLIRNPSFISTHLHHSSNNDLLLFRLCPKPLAKAVKQRERIGDEKEVYALHWDDNTNFHQYTTFDDFPFHGQSATGVFRVVGTCNGLICLADDLNTYAYNFILWNPCVKKYVQLPTPNFSFRTTGPYTAAVGFGFDSKTNDYKVVRFVTPEDDDFDEGKSTPKVEVYSLATGKWRVVTAQCPKCAVRDTMLVYLRLQAFVNGALHLVCYKTTPEIRFLHFVLVFDLEDEVFREIPLPKHSDMFYWKWVSIMAFGNSIALLEPGYVLHTLDIWVLKNYADASSWTKIVSLDAQAPPQDIPRPFHGFYRKKIPCAKAFRKSGEVILETYKKRLVSRNLETQEVKDLGITGSKFSFVDPYVESLVLLDKPDLAVTNYGKVR